One stretch of Rathayibacter festucae DSM 15932 DNA includes these proteins:
- a CDS encoding carbohydrate ABC transporter permease produces the protein MATTTLPAGAGAAPALRPRGRTAASREQLAGWAFIAPTAATILVLFVLPLGIVVFMSLSDWPLLGSPTVIGIGNYIDIFTDPGYIGAILFTLGYTALATASIFVLALVLAAFLNSTRRGAKFYRIAIFAPYVVGLSTASLMWVVNYNDQVGIFAQALRWLGIVDGPVGFFDTPLSATLAVTFMIVWKFVGFQVVILLVALQSIPSSVNEAALMDGANAWQRFLFVTLPFLRPTLALLLVLSVTGSLLAFDQFTVMTQGGPDNSTVTMVMSIYNTAFTSFDLGKAAALSIIMLIALVVINGVQLRLVKGSEK, from the coding sequence GTGGCCACCACCACTCTTCCCGCGGGGGCGGGGGCGGCGCCTGCGCTCCGTCCCCGCGGGCGGACCGCCGCCTCGCGCGAGCAGCTCGCCGGCTGGGCGTTCATCGCCCCGACGGCGGCGACGATCCTCGTCCTCTTCGTCCTGCCCCTGGGCATCGTCGTGTTCATGTCGCTGAGCGACTGGCCGCTGCTGGGGTCGCCCACGGTGATCGGCATCGGGAACTACATCGACATCTTCACCGACCCGGGCTACATCGGCGCCATCCTCTTCACGCTCGGCTACACCGCCCTGGCGACCGCCTCGATCTTCGTGCTCGCCCTGGTGCTCGCGGCGTTCCTCAACTCCACCCGGCGCGGAGCGAAGTTCTACCGAATCGCGATCTTCGCGCCCTACGTCGTCGGACTCTCGACGGCGAGCCTGATGTGGGTCGTGAACTACAACGACCAGGTCGGGATCTTCGCGCAGGCACTCCGCTGGCTCGGGATCGTCGACGGTCCGGTCGGCTTCTTCGACACCCCGCTCAGCGCCACCCTCGCGGTGACCTTCATGATCGTCTGGAAGTTCGTCGGCTTCCAGGTGGTGATCCTCCTGGTCGCGCTGCAGTCCATCCCGTCCAGCGTCAACGAGGCCGCCCTGATGGACGGCGCCAACGCGTGGCAGCGGTTCCTGTTCGTCACCCTGCCGTTCCTGCGGCCGACTCTCGCGCTCCTGCTCGTGCTGTCGGTCACCGGCTCGCTGCTGGCCTTCGACCAGTTCACCGTCATGACGCAGGGCGGACCCGACAACTCGACCGTGACGATGGTGATGTCGATCTACAACACCGCCTTCACCTCGTTCGACCTCGGCAAGGCCGCCGCCCTGTCGATCATCATGCTCATCGCCCTCGTGGTGATCAACGGCGTGCAGCTGCGCCTGGTGAAGGGATCCGAGAAATGA
- a CDS encoding ABC transporter substrate-binding protein yields the protein MNRPTRFTVGGATVLAATLALSACGAASGSTGSGEASELTMWARSSTQDYTEALVDAYNESHDTQIELTIVASESFQQKVGAAAGAGSLPDILASDVVYAPNYAKQSVYLDITDRIAELPYADDLVKAHVDASTFDGESYAVPHKVDSSFIFYNKDLFAKAGLDPENPPTTYDGIYDAAKAITALGDDTYGAYFPGSCAGCNAYTSFGVAKAADEVPFSDDGATADIDSDALADWFGLYQRLYADGLVAPGASTGDSTTQQEPFLQGKAGIWPNGSYSIPSVNETVDFDWGYMPLATADGSGTGTFVGGDVIGISGTSKNADASWDFIQWTLEEDQQVDIVAKSGNLPVRVDLAENEYTAADPRLVAITAGLANGYTPSTLAYGEAINSPNGPWLTAMRGVVFNGESGALADGQSAIQSLLDGAY from the coding sequence ATGAACAGACCGACGCGATTCACGGTCGGCGGCGCGACCGTCCTGGCCGCGACCCTGGCGCTCTCCGCCTGCGGAGCGGCGAGCGGCAGCACCGGCTCCGGCGAGGCGAGCGAGCTCACGATGTGGGCGCGCTCCTCCACCCAGGACTACACGGAGGCGCTCGTCGACGCCTACAACGAGTCGCACGACACGCAGATCGAGTTGACGATCGTCGCCTCGGAGAGCTTCCAGCAGAAGGTCGGCGCGGCGGCCGGAGCAGGCTCGCTCCCCGACATCCTCGCGTCCGACGTCGTCTACGCCCCCAACTACGCCAAGCAGTCGGTCTACCTCGACATCACCGACCGCATCGCCGAGCTCCCCTACGCGGACGATCTCGTCAAGGCGCACGTCGACGCCTCGACCTTCGACGGCGAGAGCTACGCCGTCCCGCACAAGGTCGACTCGAGCTTCATCTTCTACAACAAGGACCTCTTCGCGAAGGCGGGACTGGACCCGGAGAACCCGCCGACCACCTACGACGGCATCTACGACGCCGCGAAGGCGATCACCGCCCTGGGTGACGACACCTACGGCGCGTACTTCCCCGGCAGCTGCGCCGGCTGCAACGCCTACACCTCCTTCGGAGTGGCGAAGGCCGCGGACGAAGTGCCCTTCAGCGACGACGGCGCCACTGCCGACATCGACAGCGACGCGCTCGCCGACTGGTTCGGCCTCTACCAGCGCCTCTACGCCGACGGCCTCGTCGCTCCCGGAGCCTCGACCGGCGACTCCACCACCCAGCAGGAGCCCTTCCTGCAGGGCAAGGCGGGCATCTGGCCGAACGGCTCGTACTCCATCCCGTCCGTCAATGAGACCGTCGACTTCGACTGGGGCTACATGCCGCTCGCCACGGCGGACGGCAGCGGCACCGGCACGTTCGTGGGCGGCGACGTCATCGGCATCTCCGGAACCTCGAAGAACGCCGACGCCTCGTGGGACTTCATCCAGTGGACGCTGGAGGAGGACCAGCAGGTCGACATCGTCGCGAAGTCGGGCAACCTGCCTGTCCGCGTCGACCTCGCCGAGAACGAGTACACCGCCGCGGACCCGCGACTGGTCGCCATCACCGCCGGTCTGGCGAACGGCTACACCCCGTCGACCCTGGCCTACGGCGAGGCGATCAACTCCCCGAACGGTCCGTGGCTGACCGCCATGCGCGGTGTCGTCTTCAACGGCGAGTCCGGCGCGCTGGCGGACGGCCAGTCGGCGATCCAGTCCCTGCTGGACGGGGCCTACTGA
- a CDS encoding LacI family DNA-binding transcriptional regulator, with protein sequence MDGQRITLARIASEAGVSLSTVSKALSGTGRMRGETREHIEGVARRLGYDPGVARREVRTTRAYTIGLLTTDSFSRFAIPLMLGVEDALSAGQISVLLADGRGDPIRENHHLQTFLARRVDAVIVTGRRAETRPPIAISTRVPVCYVLARSQQPDDLSIVIDDEHGGRLAVSHLLALGRRRIAYISGPQKHLAARLRYAGMLDELAAAGVAAEDVTAMWGSWSEAWGRQAASILIRDGRPYDAVFCGSDQIARGVVEQLQEDGVRVPEDVSVVGFDNWDVMALASRPPLTTVDPRLDELGRLAAESVLAMLGGEQRRGVLPHECELVVRESTAVIPA encoded by the coding sequence ATGGATGGACAGCGGATCACGCTGGCGCGGATCGCGAGCGAGGCGGGCGTCTCGCTGAGCACGGTGTCGAAGGCGCTGAGCGGAACCGGCCGGATGCGGGGCGAGACGCGCGAGCACATCGAGGGCGTCGCCCGTCGGCTGGGCTACGACCCGGGCGTCGCTCGCCGCGAGGTGCGCACCACCCGCGCGTACACGATCGGCCTGCTGACCACGGACAGCTTCAGCCGCTTCGCGATCCCGCTCATGCTCGGTGTCGAGGACGCTCTGAGCGCGGGGCAGATCTCGGTGCTGCTCGCGGACGGCCGCGGCGATCCGATCCGCGAGAACCACCACCTGCAGACCTTCCTGGCCCGGCGGGTGGACGCCGTGATCGTCACCGGCCGGCGCGCCGAGACCCGGCCGCCGATCGCCATCTCGACCCGGGTCCCGGTCTGCTACGTCCTGGCCCGGTCGCAGCAGCCCGACGACCTGTCGATCGTCATCGACGACGAGCACGGCGGACGGCTCGCCGTCTCGCACCTCCTCGCCCTCGGCCGTCGCCGCATCGCCTACATCTCCGGACCGCAGAAGCACCTGGCCGCTCGGCTGCGCTACGCCGGCATGCTCGACGAGCTCGCCGCGGCCGGGGTCGCTGCCGAGGACGTCACCGCGATGTGGGGCAGCTGGAGTGAGGCTTGGGGGCGGCAGGCCGCCAGCATCCTCATCCGCGACGGGCGGCCCTACGACGCCGTCTTCTGCGGGAGCGACCAGATCGCGCGCGGCGTGGTCGAGCAGCTCCAGGAGGACGGCGTGCGGGTGCCCGAGGACGTCTCGGTCGTCGGCTTCGACAACTGGGACGTGATGGCGCTGGCCTCCCGTCCGCCGCTGACGACGGTCGATCCGCGGCTCGACGAGCTCGGGCGCCTCGCCGCCGAGTCTGTCCTGGCGATGCTCGGCGGCGAGCAACGGCGCGGGGTCCTGCCGCACGAATGCGAGCTGGTCGTGCGCGAGTCGACGGCGGTGATCCCGGCATGA
- a CDS encoding MBL fold metallo-hydrolase codes for MTGPDTTELPDPLIRPETLHRLSEHVHLVPDGSRARVPNVGIVVGERRALVVDTGMGAENGARVLAAARSVAGERPLLLLTTHTHPEHDLGAGAFPPDVVLLRARSQVRELETTAPAVADDFRAASPHYRRLLEGAVFRPADIVFDDAIELDLGGVAVLITAMGTNHTEGDTVALVREDRVLFAGDLAMAGAPAFASPHSRIGPWLRSLERLRSMAPAIIVPSHGPTGGPELIDGYDAHLRRVLDRVMELRAAGAGSDEVLRTVVAERGRDFGDTGRLEGAVRAALREDHDERTGGSR; via the coding sequence ATGACCGGGCCCGACACGACCGAGCTGCCCGACCCGCTGATCCGGCCGGAGACGCTGCACCGGCTCTCCGAGCACGTGCACCTCGTCCCCGACGGCTCGCGGGCCCGTGTCCCGAACGTCGGCATCGTCGTCGGCGAGCGCAGGGCCCTGGTCGTCGACACCGGGATGGGCGCGGAGAACGGCGCGAGGGTCCTCGCCGCCGCGCGGTCCGTCGCGGGGGAGCGCCCGCTGCTGCTGCTCACCACCCACACCCATCCCGAGCACGATCTCGGTGCCGGCGCCTTCCCTCCCGACGTCGTGCTGCTGCGCGCGCGCAGCCAGGTGCGCGAGCTCGAGACGACCGCCCCGGCGGTGGCCGACGACTTCCGAGCGGCGTCCCCGCACTATCGGCGCCTGCTCGAGGGGGCGGTGTTCCGGCCCGCCGACATCGTCTTCGACGACGCGATCGAGCTGGACCTCGGCGGAGTCGCGGTGCTGATCACCGCCATGGGGACGAACCACACCGAGGGCGACACGGTCGCCCTCGTGCGGGAGGACCGGGTGCTGTTCGCCGGCGACCTCGCGATGGCGGGTGCTCCGGCGTTCGCGAGCCCGCACTCGCGGATCGGACCGTGGCTGCGGAGCCTCGAGCGGCTGCGCTCCATGGCGCCCGCGATCATCGTCCCGAGCCACGGCCCGACGGGAGGTCCGGAGCTGATCGACGGCTACGACGCTCATCTGCGCCGGGTGCTCGATCGGGTGATGGAGCTGCGCGCCGCGGGCGCCGGGAGCGACGAGGTCCTCCGGACCGTCGTGGCGGAGCGCGGCAGGGATTTCGGGGACACGGGAAGGCTGGAGGGCGCCGTCCGGGCGGCCCTCCGCGAGGACCACGACGAGAGGACGGGCGGGAGCCGATGA
- a CDS encoding SMP-30/gluconolactonase/LRE family protein has product MSDETADEGRTDERRTDERRTDAEALLQGDGGLERLWTGAVWSEGPLWMPAEGRLRWSDIPNDRILQWDSATGETSVHREGVEFTNGRLLDADGSVVQCSHGLRRLERERPDGTVEELVSSWNGGRLNSPNDVAVAPDGSYWFTDPDYGIRQPAEGHPGEREYGARWVFRWSAEDGLAPVVTDIVQPNGIAFSPDGATVYVTDSARGLEDGPGHWIRAYDVVDRGIGARDGRLFAVIEHGLPDGIAVDERGRVWSSAGDGVHVFAPDGAELLFVPVPEVVANVCFGGPDGTDLFIAATTSLYRLRTRTRAARAVTA; this is encoded by the coding sequence ATGAGCGACGAGACAGCGGACGAGGGACGAACGGACGAGAGACGGACGGACGAGAGACGAACGGACGCCGAGGCGCTCCTGCAGGGCGACGGCGGACTCGAGCGGCTGTGGACGGGCGCCGTCTGGAGCGAGGGGCCGCTCTGGATGCCGGCCGAGGGGCGCCTGCGCTGGAGCGACATCCCGAACGACCGGATCCTGCAGTGGGACAGCGCGACCGGGGAGACCTCGGTGCACCGCGAGGGTGTCGAGTTCACCAACGGCCGGCTGCTGGACGCGGACGGGAGCGTGGTCCAGTGCTCGCACGGGCTGCGCCGACTGGAGCGCGAGCGGCCGGACGGCACGGTCGAGGAGCTCGTCTCGAGCTGGAACGGCGGCCGGCTGAACTCGCCCAACGACGTCGCGGTCGCGCCCGACGGCTCCTACTGGTTCACCGATCCGGACTACGGCATCCGGCAGCCGGCCGAGGGGCACCCGGGCGAGCGCGAGTACGGAGCGCGCTGGGTCTTCCGCTGGAGTGCCGAGGACGGCCTCGCGCCGGTCGTCACCGACATCGTGCAGCCGAACGGCATCGCCTTCTCCCCGGACGGCGCGACGGTCTACGTGACCGACAGCGCGCGCGGCCTCGAGGACGGCCCCGGCCACTGGATCCGCGCCTACGACGTCGTCGACCGGGGGATCGGCGCCCGCGACGGCCGCCTCTTCGCGGTGATCGAACACGGCCTGCCCGACGGGATCGCTGTCGACGAACGCGGCCGGGTGTGGTCCTCGGCCGGCGACGGCGTCCACGTCTTCGCCCCGGACGGCGCCGAGCTCCTGTTCGTGCCCGTGCCGGAGGTCGTGGCGAACGTCTGCTTCGGCGGGCCCGACGGCACCGACCTCTTCATCGCCGCGACCACCAGCCTCTACCGGCTGCGGACGCGCACCCGAGCCGCCCGGGCCGTCACCGCGTAG
- a CDS encoding ABC transporter permease — translation MKRRFVLPVLREALASSLAQPVTSLLTLVMVVAMCAGIVLTTGRTVGAEQSVLATVDSAGTRSILVRAEAQAGLSSDALERISRLSGVQWAAAFSDATDVGNSRIAEGRKVALRSAWSSDFAELGIDAARSPSGSAWGSEEALAALGFAEETGSVSTGSGAGVDVVGTFAWSEYLSFLGPSVLVPMPPSSTGSVGYVIVIAEGPELVRPLTRSIGSLLAPTDPQGVTVTTSARYADLRAVLEGTLGGFGRDLVGLIAGAGAVLVGATQYGLVLMRRKDFGRRRALGATRGLIVLLVVCQVLLVATVGALLGTAGAAVLLVAGGDPLPGVDFLAATGTLAIVVSVLAALVPAQRAASRDPLHELRVP, via the coding sequence GTGAAGCGGAGATTCGTCCTGCCCGTGCTCCGGGAAGCCCTCGCCTCCTCGCTCGCGCAACCGGTGACCTCCCTCCTCACCCTGGTGATGGTGGTGGCGATGTGCGCCGGGATCGTTCTGACGACCGGGCGGACCGTGGGAGCGGAGCAGAGCGTTCTCGCGACCGTGGACTCGGCGGGAACCCGTTCCATCCTGGTCCGAGCAGAGGCGCAGGCGGGCCTGTCGTCGGACGCACTGGAGAGGATCTCCCGACTCTCCGGAGTGCAGTGGGCGGCGGCGTTCTCGGATGCCACTGACGTCGGGAACTCCCGGATCGCGGAGGGGAGGAAGGTCGCTCTTCGATCGGCGTGGTCCTCCGACTTCGCAGAGCTGGGCATCGATGCGGCGCGCTCTCCCAGCGGGTCGGCGTGGGGGTCCGAGGAGGCGCTCGCGGCACTGGGCTTCGCCGAGGAGACCGGCTCGGTCTCGACGGGCAGTGGAGCCGGGGTCGACGTCGTCGGGACCTTCGCCTGGTCCGAGTACCTGTCCTTCCTCGGCCCGTCCGTCCTGGTCCCGATGCCTCCGTCCTCGACCGGGAGCGTGGGCTACGTGATCGTCATCGCCGAGGGACCCGAGTTGGTCCGCCCGCTGACGCGTTCGATCGGCTCCCTTCTGGCTCCGACGGACCCGCAGGGCGTCACCGTGACCACGAGCGCTCGGTACGCGGACCTGCGCGCCGTTCTCGAGGGCACTCTCGGAGGTTTCGGGCGAGATCTCGTGGGTCTCATCGCCGGCGCGGGCGCCGTCCTGGTCGGTGCGACGCAGTACGGTCTCGTCCTGATGCGACGGAAGGACTTCGGACGTCGGAGGGCTCTCGGCGCCACGAGGGGCCTCATCGTCCTGCTCGTCGTGTGTCAGGTCCTCCTCGTCGCGACGGTCGGCGCTCTGCTCGGGACGGCGGGTGCCGCCGTGCTCCTGGTGGCCGGCGGCGACCCGCTTCCCGGCGTCGACTTCCTGGCCGCCACGGGGACTCTGGCGATCGTGGTCTCCGTCCTCGCCGCCCTGGTCCCCGCGCAGAGAGCGGCGAGCAGGGACCCCCTGCACGAGCTGAGAGTGCCGTGA
- a CDS encoding ABC transporter ATP-binding protein, translated as MITAERIDFRYRRGPRILTDFSAVVTHSEMVAITGSSGRGKSTLLYILGLMATPESGRVRIDGVDVSGMSDRSRSEYRAENIGFVFQDAALDPTRTVLDNIVETALYRGCRDSAVELTAHGLMERFGVALRASARPHQVSGGQAQRIALCRALINDPTIILADEPTGNLDPDSAAVVVDALRERARSGSSVIVVTHDETVVASCDRRIRL; from the coding sequence ATGATCACTGCTGAGCGCATCGACTTCCGCTATCGACGAGGTCCGCGGATACTGACGGACTTCAGTGCCGTCGTGACGCACTCCGAGATGGTCGCGATCACCGGCTCGTCGGGGAGGGGCAAGTCGACCCTGCTCTACATCCTGGGTCTGATGGCGACGCCGGAATCGGGACGAGTCCGGATCGACGGCGTCGATGTGAGTGGCATGAGCGATCGATCGAGGTCGGAGTACCGAGCCGAGAACATCGGGTTCGTCTTCCAGGACGCCGCTCTGGATCCCACGAGGACAGTCCTCGACAACATCGTCGAGACGGCTCTCTATCGCGGGTGCAGGGACTCGGCAGTGGAGCTCACAGCGCACGGGCTGATGGAGCGCTTCGGGGTCGCCCTGCGCGCCTCGGCGAGACCCCATCAGGTCTCCGGCGGCCAGGCGCAGCGGATCGCACTGTGCCGGGCGCTCATCAACGATCCGACGATCATCCTCGCGGACGAGCCGACGGGGAACCTCGATCCGGACTCCGCGGCGGTGGTCGTCGACGCACTGCGAGAGCGCGCCCGATCGGGATCCTCGGTGATCGTGGTCACTCACGACGAGACGGTCGTCGCCTCCTGCGATCGGAGGATCCGCCTGTGA
- a CDS encoding peptidoglycan-binding domain-containing protein — translation MKDDRSPRRRLLSPVAALAACLVVLACAAGLWAGAVIFTPAEEVVPVTDYTTAVARAGAVSASVNLVATAHWTQSPAGTNSAKGTVTTVDHVPGDVADQGEELYTVDLRPVVLARGVIPAFRDIDGTSEGEDVGQLQELLGDLGFYRGAADGAPGPRTAAAIKEWQKAAGYPVDGVVRRGDLVFVPEVPTRLVVDEALIARGAVVSGGEVVARTLPTTPTFSVTATAAQAVQIGVGVAAEITGPNGPWRAVTAVQEVKPEVGVSIALAGVDGEIICGESCADLDVTQDTLLPVLITTTPETSGLTVPTASIRTDVNGDLEVIDSAGGRHPVEVVAAAKGVSVVTGLVEGTEVRVHGDDAAPR, via the coding sequence GTGCTGGCCTGCGCGGCGGGTCTGTGGGCCGGCGCGGTGATCTTCACGCCCGCGGAGGAGGTGGTGCCGGTGACCGACTACACGACCGCTGTCGCTCGAGCCGGTGCTGTCAGCGCGTCGGTGAACCTGGTGGCGACCGCCCACTGGACCCAGTCCCCCGCGGGGACCAATTCGGCGAAGGGCACGGTGACGACGGTCGATCATGTGCCCGGCGACGTCGCCGATCAGGGCGAGGAGCTCTACACCGTGGACCTTCGGCCCGTGGTTCTCGCGCGCGGCGTGATCCCCGCGTTCCGGGACATCGACGGGACGAGCGAGGGCGAGGACGTGGGTCAGCTCCAGGAGCTGCTGGGCGACCTCGGGTTCTACCGCGGCGCTGCGGACGGTGCACCGGGACCGCGCACCGCGGCCGCGATCAAGGAGTGGCAGAAGGCTGCGGGATATCCGGTGGACGGCGTCGTCCGTCGGGGCGACCTGGTCTTCGTGCCCGAGGTGCCGACCCGGCTGGTCGTCGACGAGGCCCTCATCGCTCGAGGAGCAGTGGTCTCGGGCGGCGAGGTCGTCGCGAGGACGCTGCCGACGACGCCGACGTTCTCCGTCACGGCGACAGCGGCGCAGGCCGTCCAGATCGGCGTGGGAGTCGCGGCGGAGATCACCGGACCGAACGGGCCCTGGCGGGCGGTCACGGCCGTCCAGGAGGTGAAGCCCGAGGTCGGGGTGTCGATAGCGCTCGCCGGCGTGGACGGCGAGATCATCTGCGGCGAATCGTGCGCGGATCTCGATGTGACGCAGGACACCCTCCTCCCCGTCCTCATCACGACGACACCCGAGACGTCAGGTCTGACCGTCCCGACCGCGAGCATCCGGACCGATGTGAACGGGGACCTCGAAGTGATCGATTCGGCCGGCGGGAGACATCCTGTGGAGGTCGTCGCTGCAGCGAAGGGCGTCTCGGTCGTGACCGGTCTCGTGGAAGGCACGGAAGTGCGCGTCCACGGTGATGACGCTGCACCCCGATGA